CTCGAAATCGCCTCGGTCGGGAAAAAACCCTACACCCGCTACGGCCTACTGATTGACAAAGCGGTGATCGAATTGGTGATGTGAGCCTGAAGATTCAAGATTATTTCGGTCGGCAAGAAGTGAATGGCCGCCGGTGTTCAACGCGGGTGTTTATAAAGATCATCGTGGGAAAGCACGCGCAGCAGAAGGATATCCGCGGACCAGTCCGGATTGCCCCCCGGCAGATGGGCACCTTGTTCGATATGGTGTGAGCATAATGACAAAAAGCGAAAACGTCAATTACGGAAATTTCGTATTGTATGCACACAGGCGCCCCCCCGCCCCCCGATCTTTTGGGGGAGAGGGTCGGGGGTGAGGGGGGAAATGACAACGTTGCAGTCCTTGAACAATATGATGCCCCACAAATAGGATGGCGCATCGAAAGGAGATGATATGAAGCATCAGGAACAAGAGATTCTGGTAATCGCGGCCTTATTGCATGATATTGGCAAATTCGCCCAACGTGCGGGCGCCCCCAAAAGCAACAACATGGAAGGTGAATACTGCAGAGTCGAAAGTGGGCGGCCGACCCACACGCATGTGCTATATACCGATCATTTCATCGAGCATATTCTGCCCCTGCCCAAAGAACTCGCCGATCCGCAGGTTCGCGGTATGATTGCGCGCTTGGCCTCGGCCCACCATAAACCCGCCGCCGGCAATCTTATGGAAGAAGCACTCAGCGTCGCGGATCAACTTTCAGCAGGGACGGACCGGAAGTCCGGCGAAGAGAGCCAGGGTGATTATAAAAGCGCCCGACTGGTTGCCATTTTTGAACAACTCAGCCTCAGCGGGCCGCGGCCCTTAAAAGAGCTGCAATCAGGGCAGTACTACCCTCTGGTGCCGATTACTGAAAATGCCTTTCCCACTTCCCTGGAGCAGGCGCGTGAATCCGACTATACAACCCTGTTCGAGCAATTTTGTGAGGCGCTGAAAAACCTTCCCCTGGATATGGGCGTAGCCCACTACACGGACTCATTAATATCGCTGCTTGAGGAGTTTACTTGGTGCATCCCGTCATCCACCTACCGCTCCCTGTCGGATATTTCACTTTTCGATCATGCAACCACCACGGCAGCCATTGCCCAAGCCCTCATGGTGTATCATGCCGAGCAAGGCGGGACGCCGAAGAGAAACAGCAACGGTCCGCCCAAGTTTCTGCTCGTGGGCGGCGACCTGTCCGGCATTCAAAGCTACATTTTCAAGCTGGACAAATCTCACGGCAGCGGCATCGCCAAGCTGTTCAGGGCGCGCTCCTTTTTCCTGCAAGCGCTCACGCGTTCGGTTTATGTCGAACTGCTAACGCGCCTCCGGCTCTCCCCGGTTGCGCGCATCATGGACGCAGGCGGGCGCTTCGTCCTGCTGCTGCCGGCCACTGAAACGTTGCGCGCCGCGCTTCCCGATTTCGAACTGAAAGTTCAACTGTACTTTTTTGAACGCTTCAGGGGTGAACTCAGCTTCAATCTTTGCTGGTCAACGCAATTGGCGGAGCACGATTTCCAGCAGGAACGTTTTCAAAAGCATCTGGACGCCTTTAATGATGCCCTTGAGGCGCGCAAACTGAATAAATTCGATCATCTTATCTCGACCGGACTGAACCCCGTAATGGACCTTGATTACGCAGCTTACAGCGCGGGGGATTGCCCAGTCTGTCATGCCCGGCCCATCGATCGCGATGCAAGCAATCATCACCGGGGAAGATATGGCGTGGATGTAGACCTTTGTCGGGATTGTGCCGAGCAGATTGAACTCATCGGGACCCGCCTGCCGCGCAGTGAGTTTATCCTCTTTGAACGCGAGGGTAAAAATGCGGTTCAGTTGTTCGGCAATATTACCTTGCGCCTGAAGGAGACTATCGATCCACACAGGGACCATGCGGCCATCCAGATTGTGGCCATGCATCAAAGAGGACGTTTCGCCTATCAGCCCATCGCCACGCACCTACCTCTTATCAGCGATCAAGACGTAGCCCAATGGCGGTCGTGGGGCGAAATCGATGCTGCGCCGGACGGCAATATGTCAATGGAAGGAGAGCCCATTGAGATTGGTGAAGCCAAGACCTTCAACCTTCTCGCTTGTTCGGCGCGCGAAACCACACCTGAAGGTAGACCCATCGGTCGCAGGTTCCTGGGCGCATTGAAGGCCGATGTGGACAACCTCGGACTGCTCTTCAGCATCGGATTGCAGGACCGCCTCTCCATTAGCCGTTTTGCCAGCCTTTCCCGCATGCTCAATCACTTTTTCAGCGATGACTTGGTGCGTTGGATAAAGGCCGAGTACCCGGACCTATATATTGTCTTCGCCGGCGGCGACGATCTTTTTCTGATCGGACCCTGGCTTCAAATGGGCCGTTTTGCCATGGCATTGAACAAGCGATTCCAACAATTCACGGCCGCCCGGCCCCAGGTCACGCTCTCCGCCGGTATCGGTGTCACAAAACCCGGACTGCCGATGCACGCCATCGCCGCCCAGGCCGAGGAGCATCTTGAAAAAGCCAAAAGGAATGAAGACAAAAACAGCATCAATCTATTTTCTACCACGGTCGGTTGGAACGACTTCGCTCGGCTGCTTGAAAAGGGCGATTGGCTTCATGCACTGATGCGTGACGGTCAGGTCCCCAAAGCCCTGGGCAACCGCCTGCTCTACTATGGGCGCGAGCGGCAAGCTTTCATGGATGGTGAGATCAAGCGAGGTATCTACCTGTCGCATATGCGCTATGATTTTGCCCGTAATATCAACGAGAAAACAGTTAAAAAGCCGGAAGAAAGGACGGCCATTACTGCAATCCAACAGGACGAATTCCTGCTCGATCACATAGACCTGCCCTTGACATGGGCGCTCTATCGTTTGCGAAAAGACAATTGAAGGAGGGATTATGAGCTATTTCGATTCTACCGGCAAGCACATCCGGCCCGAACTCCTCGATGAGGAGGCGCAGCAAGTCGCCAGTCGGTTTGTCCAGACACGCGACGGCCGACCCAACGAGCGCGATTCCATCAAAAACTCCCAGCTCAGGCGTTTTTTTAACGAATTCAAAACCTTGGAAAGGCAACTCCACAGCACCCAGGGCAATGAGGAAGAGGCGTTCAAATCCATCAAACCTCTGGTTAAAATGACTCATGCCAAGGTGGAGTATGCCAAGGCCCGCAGGGTGGTCCCACAAGCCTTTGTCGACTGGTTGAAGAACAATGTCCTGGCCATCGAAACAGCAAAGGACTTCAAGGCCTTCTTGCTGCACTTCGAGGCCGTCGTCGGTTTCTGTTACGGGTTGAATCCAAAAGATTAAGGAGGAAAATGGATATGCAGCTTCAAGCGATCAAAAAAATCACAGGAACCATCACCGTGTTGACGGGTTTGCATATCGGGGCCGGCAAGGAGAGCCTCGAAATCGGCGGCCTCGACCAACCCATCATTAAAAATCCTTTGACGGGTGAACCCTACATTCCGGGGTCCTCCATCAAGGGCAAGATGCGCTCACTATTGGAGACCTCGCGCTACATGCAAACCAATCCGGAGACAAGGGATTATGTCATGGGCAAGAAGGACAAGAGCGGGCGCGGCATGGCCTGTGGATGCGCCCGAAAAGGATGTCCGGCATGCACCATCTTCGGCACCTCCGCCGCCGAGAAGGGACCTGACCTTGGCCCTACCCGATTGATAGTGCGTGACGCTTTTCTGACCGAAGAATGGCGGGAGCGTTTCGGTCGGGGTGAACTGGCCATGGAAGTCAAATATGAAAACACCATCGACCGTGTCCGGGGGGTGGCCGAGCATCCCCGCCCGCTGGAGCGCGTGCCGGCCGGTGTTGCGTTCAGCTTTCACCTGTCGTTCAAGGTTTTTGAGGACGATCCGCCGACGTTGCTTGAAGATGTGTATCGCGGGTTACACCTCATCGAACTCGATGCCCTGGGCGGGAATTCGTCGCGAGGGTGCGGGCAGGTCCGCTTCGACAATCTGCATTGCGATCAAGACAAAATTGATCTTATGGCATATCCGCTTTAGGAGGACCCAATGGCGCTATACAGATATCGCCTGACACCGCTTTCGGCCTTCGCCACGCCCTTGCGCAGCGACACCCTTTACGGTCATCTGCTCTGGGCCGCGGCCATGCTGCATGGCAAGGCGCGGGTCAACTCACTTATCGAGGCCTTTGCCGCTGGCTCGCCGCCATTTATTTTTTCCAGCGCATTGCCGGCCGGTGGACTTCCATTTCCAGTGCTCCCCGGTATTGCCCGCGGTCGTTTCAAAGCGCAATTTGCCGACACGGGCAGTCTGTTTGAACAGTTGCGCGCATTAAAGTCGTTTCGCAAGCAAACCCATTGGCATTTAGAGCAATGGCAATGCCTTGAGGGGCGCATCAGTCAGGAGCGCTTGTTCACCGAATGGCTGGTGGCCAAGGCCGGGCGGAAGGCACAAAAGCAACCAGCAAAATTTAACCCGGATGCGACAACCGTCTATCAACCGCATGTCAGCATCGACCGACTCAGTGGCAGCGTGCTTCAAGAGGGTGGCCTCTTTTTTTCCAGCGGCACCTGGTACCGTCCGGGTCTGGCCCTCGATCTGTATGTCGAAACCGCTGACCTTGATACTTTTGAAACCCTTTTCCGGCACGTGGAAACCGTGGGGTTCGGTGCTGATCGCACCACCGGCAAGGGGCAGTTCAAATTCGAGCGTGATAATACCTTTGATCCGGCCCCCTTTCTCGCCGAAGGCACTCATCGGCTCTCCCTTTCGGTATGCGCGGCCATGGACATGCGTTCTTTCGAAGGCTATTGGATTCCGTTCGTCAAGCATGGACGTGCCTGGAACGGTTTCGGTGAAAGCAATCCCTACAAAAAGCCGTTTATGGCTTTTGCCGAGGGCAGCCTTTTCAAACGAATGCCGAAAAGTGGCTACCTGCTTCGAAACATACATAGTGACCCGGGAATCGTTCAAGTCTGCTGGCCTTTGACGATCCCCGTTACCCTGGAGGAAAATCATGCGGACTGACTTTTTTAAGGTGGATCTTCTATCACCTGTCCACATCGGCACCGGGGATGAGTTGGACCCCATGAGCTATCTCATGCGCAAAGAAAACGGCGCAATAAATTGCCATGTTCTCGACACCAACGCCTGGGCCAGAGAATATCCCGATCCCGCGGAACTGAGCACCCTGTTTTCAGGTACCAATGTTCCGGCCATGCGTGGGTTTCTTGCCAATCACATTGAGCCAGCTCTTTTTGGCACGCGGCGATTGTTGATCAAAAATCCAAAGATTTATGATGAATACATGCAAAAGCTGTCCGATCAAAGGACCAGCCATCAATTGCTCTTCAGTCCTCATACCACTTGTGCGGACCGGATACCCCTGATACCCGGCTCCTCGCTCAAAGGCAGTCTGCGTACCGCCGTTATCGATTGGCTGGACCGTGAGAAGCGTTTGGGGCTGAAAGAGGCCAGAGAAAAGGACCGCAAAGGCCTGGAATATATCAGACGCCTTGAAAGCGCACTTGGCCCGGTAACGGATAGCGCCTTTAAGCAGCTCAAAGTAGGTGATGTCAGCGGCTATTCAGACAGCACATGTTTGGTGCAACCCCTTGAACTGCGGCGTAAGCAAGAAAAATCCGCCACCCCGAAAAGCATGTGTGAGGTGTTGCCCAGCCGGCTTCTTGGGGAAGAAGGGCGATCGATTCTATTTCTTAAAATCGGACTTGGTTCACCGCTCAAAGCCGCCGACAACCGACTGACACTGAAAAATGGTGTCAGTTGGACCTGGACTGAATTGTGCGAATTGGTGACCAGCTATTACCGGTTGCGTTTCGAAGAGGAGAAAACCAAATTCTATGGGCTTTCCCATTTCGCCCCGGCAAAACCCGCAATGGAAAGCCTCGAAAAAGAATTCAATACCGCGCCGGGACAAATGGTGTTGCGGGTCGGGCATTATTCACAGGTTGAATTCGTCACCGTCCGCAACAACAAACCTTTTACGCGCAAAGGTAAACAGGGCACTCCCATGCCCTATGGCACTACCAGGACCCTTGCCGACGGCCTGTACCCCTTTGGATGGATCAAGCTCACGCCGTGCAGCGAAAGTGAATACCGAAAGGGGAGCATCGCCTGCGAAGCCGCAAACAAAGCTTCTGAGCAGGAGCGGATCGTCCGGCGCCGGGCGCTGGAGGCGGAACGTACGCAGCGGCTTGCGGAAACCCGTGATCGTGAAGAAGAAGCCCACCGCCAGGCCGAACGCGAACGCCGACAGCAGGCGGAATTGGAGGCATTGCCGGAAGATGAACGCAATGTGCTCTTGTTGGAAAGAGGCGATCTTGACGAGCAGCGGATTTCAGCGCTGGTTCAAAAAATCGACTCATTCGATCCGCAGCTGCAAGTCAAGGCGGCCAAAGCCTTGAAGGAGCTCTGGATCAGCCAGAAGCGCTGGACGAAAAAAGAGTGCTCTAAAAAGCAGCTTATAAAAGTCGCCGCAATAAAAACGATTTTAGGTGAAATATGATCTCTTTATTGGTGAGAACACCGGCACGAAAGGCATTGATATATCCATGACGCTATCCACAGATATCCGCCTGATGATCGTCTCCCTCGGCGGATCACCCGAACCGATCCGCTTGAGCATAGGGCGCTACCGGCCCGAACAGGTGATCTTTTTTGCCTCACATGACTCGGCGGCGCTGGCCGGTGAAACCCTGGCCGCGCTGGACTACAAACCCCGCCTGGCCTTCGAGATCACCGAAGATCCCAACTCCTTGCTGGAGTGCTTTCGCAAGGCCCGGCAATGTGTCCAGCGCGCCCGCATAAGCGGCTTGGCACCGGACCGGGTCATGTTGGACTACACTGGCGGCACCAAGGTCATGACCGCGGCCCTCCTGCTGGCCGGCATCGATCAGCGTTACCATTACAACTACGTGGGCGGCGACCGGCGGGACAAAGAGGGCGTGGGCGTGGTGCTCAGCGGCCACGAGCGCCTCTTCACCGAAATGAGCCCTTGGGCGGTATGGGCCGAGGAGGAGCGGCGCCAGATCGTGACCCTTTTCAACCGGCGCCGCTATGCGGCGGTCATCGAAATCATCGATGGCCTGCTGGAGAATGATCTGCCGACATCCATCGGCGGTTATTTTAAATTCGTGCGTCAGGCGGCTTATGCCTTCCTGCGATGGGACCAGTTCGAACTCAAGCAGGCCATGGGCCAACTGCAAAAAGCACAGGATCTGCTGGCCGCCCACCGCCGTGATTTTCCCAACGCCGAACTCGATGCCTTCCGGGACGAACTCGGCCTGCTCAGCATGCGTCTGGAGGATATCCTAACGCAGACCAAGGACCTCATGGAGCCCCATCCGCTGCTCGTGGCGGACCTGCTCAACAATGCCCGGCGCCAGATGGCCGACAAGCGCAACGATGACGCCGCGGCCCGCATCTACCGCGCCCTGGAACTATACGGTCAAATTTGCTTCCGGCAATCGACGGGACTGGACAATGACGCGGTGCCACCGTCCGCCGTGCCGGCTGAAATTCGGGCAGAGTTCGAAGCCAAATACAGGGATACGAAAACACAAAAGCTCAAACTGCCCCTGCAAGCCACCTTCCGCTTTCTGAGACACAGCGGGCATGAGGCCGGCGAACGCTTTCAGGCCCGCCAAAATGAGATAAAAAAAATTCAATCCAATCGCAACCACTCGATCCTGGCCCACGGGTTGAAACCCGTAAGCGATAAAGCCGTTGAATCGGTTTTCGCGACCGTTGCGGCGTTTTTGGAATTTTTGGACCCTTATGATTTTCCGCAGCTACCATAGCCGCTGAAATGGGCTCTTTGACAATTCGTATCCCTTTTCAAGACACGGTTCAATGCCCCGGCAACCGCTTGCGCGCCGGCCGGGGCACATATAAGGTGTATTTCCAAGGTTTGGCGGGATGATCAGAACGCATAGAAGGAGGTGCGTGGAAATGAAAATTAAAAAAAATTTCAAGAAGATAGATTTAATATCAAGGGGCATTCAGCGCGACGGCCGTTTCCCGGAAGCCGATTTCGGGCATGTGCGTGGATTTGCCATCGTAACGAACCGGAAGCTTTGTGGAAACTGAGGGGGCAATCTGAAGAACTGACCCGATTAGAGGGGATTGAGACATCTCGACATAGACCGAAGGGATCACCGTTTTGATCTCAAATCTGAAGAACTGACCCGATTAGAGGGGATTGAGACCCATGTAGATTGTGTCGCGGATTGGTTTCATTGATCCGATCTGAAGAACTGACCCGATTAGAGGGGATTGAGACATGATCCAGGCCCAGGCGGCCGTTGCGATGATGGCATCTGAAGAACTGACCCGATTAGAGGGGATTGAGACACCTTCTTCGGTCCGTCTTCGACCACCTCGCGCTTAATCTGAAGAACTGACCCGATTAGAGGGGATTGAGACAAGGTGGCCCTTGATTATGTCGATTGGGTCTTCGATTTATCTGAAGAACTGACCCGATTAGAGGGGATTGAGACATCCAGCTCGGATCTACGGTTTCAAGATGGGATTTTATCTGAAGAACTGACCCGATTAGAGGGGATTGAGACCTGATGAGTTTTCGCAGATCGTCAGAAACCTTGATTTCATCTGAAGAACTGACCCGATTAGAGGGGATTGAGACTCAATAGCTATCTCCGGTCGCTTCGGGCGGGGAAGACGGATCTGAAGAACTGACCCGATTAGAGGGGATTGAGACGTGATGGTGCGCGGCTTTTGTTCCTGGCGTGATTCGTATCTGAAGAACTGACCCGATTAGAGGGGATTGAGACTTTAAACTTCCCCGGGCAAATGATTTTGCATTCATCCGATCTGAAGAACTGACCCGATTAGAGGGGATTGAGACAATATGGTCACACGGATAGGATCACGACGTTTACCATATCTGAAGAACTGACCCGATTAGAGGGGATTGAGACAGGTTGGCACCGCTCAGGTAGGCACCGCGCAGGTTGGCATCTGAAGAACTGACCCGATTAGAGGGGATTGAGACCCTTTCGCTGACTGGCATCGTTGATTGCATTTGCTTTCATCTGAAGAACTGACCCGATTAGAGGGGATTGAGACATATTCATGGTTTTCACAAGATGAAATAACACTTTCAACATATCTGAAGAACTGACCCGATTAGAGGGGATTGAGACTCTTTATTTGCCCACAAAACAAATTTTACTATATCAGATCTGAAGAACTGACCCGATTAGAGGGGATTGAGACTCAAAGAGTTGATGGTCGGTGAAGTCTGTGGTAATTGTATCTGAAGAACTGACCCGATTAGAGGGGATTGAGACTTTAGGGCTTCTTTTATGGCGTTCTCGCAGCCGTTGAAATCTGAAGAACTGACCCGATTAGAGGGGATTGAGACTTTAGGGCTTCTTTTATGGCGTTCTCGCAGCCGTTGAAATCTGAAGAACTGACCCGATTAGAGGGGATTGAGACCTAAAAAAGCAAGCCAATGTCAAGTAAAATCTTACTCATCTGAAGAACTGACCCGATTAGAGGGGATTGAGACTCCTTTCCTCCAAAAAATGTTGGCAAATCCTCATCGGTATCTGAAGAACTGACCCGATTAGAGGGGATTGAGACGTGGTGGCGTTCTGCTTAAAGTGCTGAAACAATGCAATCTGAAGAACTGACCCGATTAGAGGGGATTGAGACTACCTCCCCATAGCGTTAAAGATTTCCCAAACGATATCTGAAGAACTGACCCGATTAGAGGGGATTGAGACCAATCCACGGCTCTCCAAAACGTAAGACCAGGACGATCTGAAGAACTGACCCGATTAGAGGGGATTGAGACACTTATGCCGTGGCGATCCCGGCTATCAACGCTGAGAATCTGAAGAACTGACCCGATTAGAGGGGATTGAGACTCTTCATCCCGGCGCTTCATGTTCTGCCCGCGCATATCTGAAGAACTGACCCGATTAGAGGGGATTGAGACTTAAAGATTTCGTACCAAAACCAGGCCCAGGCCGATCTGAAGAACTGACCCGATTAGAGGGGATTGAGACACATTTGTGGTTTCATCTGTTACCCTCCATAGCCTTTAAATCTGAAGAACTGACCCGATTAGAGGGGATTGAGACCAGCGCAGCGCATCCTTATCACTGCCTGACGATCTTCGGCGAAAAACGGCAACGTTGCAATCGTTGCCAACCGGTGTGCCTCCCTCGTAGGATCGCCCTCATGGAGATCATGATGTTGGATTTCAACAAGGAGGTGGCCCATGAAGGGTGCATTTGACAAGTTGGCCGACCCCGAGATTTTCTACTCCAGCGAGGGCGACCCGGTAGCCACATTCAACCTGGCCTTCAGGTCATCCAAGAAAAAGACCGGCTGGATCAAGATCACCTGCTTTCAAAAGCTGGCAGAAATCACCGAACGTCATCTGCACAAAGGCGCCCGGATCGCCGTGGCCGGCATCTTGGAACAGAACAAGTGGGAAACCGATGAAGACGCCGCCCGCACATCGATCCAGCTCATTGCTAATACCATCGAGTTTATCAAAACAGACGGCATCCGCCACACCCAATGATTTTTTATTGTTGATTGTACTTGGCAACCATAAAAATATCTGCTCAACAGGGATTGCAAACGTTTGGAATCCTCCGGCAATTCGCAGAATGTTGACAGAAACGACAACCAATTAGGTGTTTAGGGTGTTTTGAGGTGTTTAGCTGGAGGGTTAACACCTAATAAATGGGTTATTGCATTGTTTTATTTATGAAGATTTGATTCGATTATTTAGGTGTTAAGGTGTTTAGGGCGATTTCGGCTGTTGGATTATTATTCTCGCATCATAGGCTCGAACATACCTGAAGTCCTCACCCGAATTGATTGGGCGGAAATTAACATCGTTAAAATTACTATTTTCTTTTCAATCTAATAATATCCTAATAATGATATGACATTAACGCATGATAAAATAGCCTAAAGCTGGGTCCTTTGCTGCCCTGAACCTTTTGGAAACAGAAAGCCCGAATGAGGAGCATGGTGCTCTTGATTCGGGTTTTTTTTATTCTTACCAGAGGAGACAGAAATGAAACGGATTGCATTGATGGTAGTTGTAGGGGTTTTCTTGTTTTCTGGAATAGCTAACGCTGCTTTGACACTGATAGGTACGGCCAGCTATGACAGCGACGGTAATGGTACCCCTGAAACCTATAACCTTATCCATATGGACGACGGCCCGTTCGGCCCTATCACCTGGCTGGATTATACGAAAGAAGGTGATAACTGGCAGAACCAGATGAATTGGGCATCCGGGCTGAGCTTCGCAGAAGCAGATATTCAATTGAATCCCGGCTACAAGTCGAGCATTGACTGGAGCACGGGGTGGCGGCTGCCGGAGACCGATGAGAGCCAGGCCAACCTGAGCGGCGGTTTCGGCTATGAGGGACCAGACGGGAACGGGTACCACGATTACATGTATGGTTACAACATGGTCAACTCAGAGATGGGTCAACTGTATTACGAAGAGTTGGACAACAAGGGATACTATGCAACCGACGGCACGAATCCACAACCCGGCTGGGGGCTAAATAACACAGGTGATTTCAATTACTTGCAGGCCTACAACTACTGGTCGGGTACGGAGTCTTCTCCGTACGACGCGTGGAACTTCAACTTCAACGTCGGCAGCCAGGGCAGCTACAATAAGGGCGGCCACCTCATCCCCTACGCGTTAGCGGTTCGCCCGGGCGATGTCTCCGCCGTTCCTGTGCCCGGCACGGTGCTGCTTCTGGGAACTGGCCTTGCGGGTTTGGGGGTCTTTCGTCGGGGTCAAAGGCGGAGACATTGGGTCATTGGGTGATTTGCGTGATTTGGTTATTTGGGGGTGCAGGGGGGTAAATTTTTTCATTATTAAGGCAATTTATTCTTGCTGGCTATGTGATTTGCCTTAGATCGATCATAACATTTTCGAAATGTTTACCAGATCCAATATGCCTCAGTGAGAAGGGAAAAAAGAAATGAAAAGCATCTTATTATTATGTCTCTTTTCACTATTTTATTACTGCCCTGTTTCAGCTAATTTGAATGACGGCCTGGTAGCTTACTACCCTTTTAATGGGAATGCTATTGATGAAAGTGGTAATGGTAATCATGGAGAGGTATTTGGAGCAAGTTTGTGCCCGGATAGACACAAT
This Desulfatitalea tepidiphila DNA region includes the following protein-coding sequences:
- a CDS encoding PEP-CTERM sorting domain-containing protein; translation: MKRIALMVVVGVFLFSGIANAALTLIGTASYDSDGNGTPETYNLIHMDDGPFGPITWLDYTKEGDNWQNQMNWASGLSFAEADIQLNPGYKSSIDWSTGWRLPETDESQANLSGGFGYEGPDGNGYHDYMYGYNMVNSEMGQLYYEELDNKGYYATDGTNPQPGWGLNNTGDFNYLQAYNYWSGTESSPYDAWNFNFNVGSQGSYNKGGHLIPYALAVRPGDVSAVPVPGTVLLLGTGLAGLGVFRRGQRRRHWVIG
- the cas10 gene encoding type III-A CRISPR-associated protein Cas10/Csm1 — encoded protein: MKHQEQEILVIAALLHDIGKFAQRAGAPKSNNMEGEYCRVESGRPTHTHVLYTDHFIEHILPLPKELADPQVRGMIARLASAHHKPAAGNLMEEALSVADQLSAGTDRKSGEESQGDYKSARLVAIFEQLSLSGPRPLKELQSGQYYPLVPITENAFPTSLEQARESDYTTLFEQFCEALKNLPLDMGVAHYTDSLISLLEEFTWCIPSSTYRSLSDISLFDHATTTAAIAQALMVYHAEQGGTPKRNSNGPPKFLLVGGDLSGIQSYIFKLDKSHGSGIAKLFRARSFFLQALTRSVYVELLTRLRLSPVARIMDAGGRFVLLLPATETLRAALPDFELKVQLYFFERFRGELSFNLCWSTQLAEHDFQQERFQKHLDAFNDALEARKLNKFDHLISTGLNPVMDLDYAAYSAGDCPVCHARPIDRDASNHHRGRYGVDVDLCRDCAEQIELIGTRLPRSEFILFEREGKNAVQLFGNITLRLKETIDPHRDHAAIQIVAMHQRGRFAYQPIATHLPLISDQDVAQWRSWGEIDAAPDGNMSMEGEPIEIGEAKTFNLLACSARETTPEGRPIGRRFLGALKADVDNLGLLFSIGLQDRLSISRFASLSRMLNHFFSDDLVRWIKAEYPDLYIVFAGGDDLFLIGPWLQMGRFAMALNKRFQQFTAARPQVTLSAGIGVTKPGLPMHAIAAQAEEHLEKAKRNEDKNSINLFSTTVGWNDFARLLEKGDWLHALMRDGQVPKALGNRLLYYGRERQAFMDGEIKRGIYLSHMRYDFARNINEKTVKKPEERTAITAIQQDEFLLDHIDLPLTWALYRLRKDN
- the csm3 gene encoding type III-A CRISPR-associated RAMP protein Csm3, whose product is MQLQAIKKITGTITVLTGLHIGAGKESLEIGGLDQPIIKNPLTGEPYIPGSSIKGKMRSLLETSRYMQTNPETRDYVMGKKDKSGRGMACGCARKGCPACTIFGTSAAEKGPDLGPTRLIVRDAFLTEEWRERFGRGELAMEVKYENTIDRVRGVAEHPRPLERVPAGVAFSFHLSFKVFEDDPPTLLEDVYRGLHLIELDALGGNSSRGCGQVRFDNLHCDQDKIDLMAYPL
- a CDS encoding TIGR02710 family CRISPR-associated CARF protein, which produces MTLSTDIRLMIVSLGGSPEPIRLSIGRYRPEQVIFFASHDSAALAGETLAALDYKPRLAFEITEDPNSLLECFRKARQCVQRARISGLAPDRVMLDYTGGTKVMTAALLLAGIDQRYHYNYVGGDRRDKEGVGVVLSGHERLFTEMSPWAVWAEEERRQIVTLFNRRRYAAVIEIIDGLLENDLPTSIGGYFKFVRQAAYAFLRWDQFELKQAMGQLQKAQDLLAAHRRDFPNAELDAFRDELGLLSMRLEDILTQTKDLMEPHPLLVADLLNNARRQMADKRNDDAAARIYRALELYGQICFRQSTGLDNDAVPPSAVPAEIRAEFEAKYRDTKTQKLKLPLQATFRFLRHSGHEAGERFQARQNEIKKIQSNRNHSILAHGLKPVSDKAVESVFATVAAFLEFLDPYDFPQLP
- a CDS encoding single-stranded DNA-binding protein is translated as MKGAFDKLADPEIFYSSEGDPVATFNLAFRSSKKKTGWIKITCFQKLAEITERHLHKGARIAVAGILEQNKWETDEDAARTSIQLIANTIEFIKTDGIRHTQ
- the csm2 gene encoding type III-A CRISPR-associated protein Csm2, coding for MSYFDSTGKHIRPELLDEEAQQVASRFVQTRDGRPNERDSIKNSQLRRFFNEFKTLERQLHSTQGNEEEAFKSIKPLVKMTHAKVEYAKARRVVPQAFVDWLKNNVLAIETAKDFKAFLLHFEAVVGFCYGLNPKD
- the csm4 gene encoding type III-A CRISPR-associated RAMP protein Csm4 yields the protein MALYRYRLTPLSAFATPLRSDTLYGHLLWAAAMLHGKARVNSLIEAFAAGSPPFIFSSALPAGGLPFPVLPGIARGRFKAQFADTGSLFEQLRALKSFRKQTHWHLEQWQCLEGRISQERLFTEWLVAKAGRKAQKQPAKFNPDATTVYQPHVSIDRLSGSVLQEGGLFFSSGTWYRPGLALDLYVETADLDTFETLFRHVETVGFGADRTTGKGQFKFERDNTFDPAPFLAEGTHRLSLSVCAAMDMRSFEGYWIPFVKHGRAWNGFGESNPYKKPFMAFAEGSLFKRMPKSGYLLRNIHSDPGIVQVCWPLTIPVTLEENHAD
- a CDS encoding RAMP superfamily CRISPR-associated protein, with protein sequence MRTDFFKVDLLSPVHIGTGDELDPMSYLMRKENGAINCHVLDTNAWAREYPDPAELSTLFSGTNVPAMRGFLANHIEPALFGTRRLLIKNPKIYDEYMQKLSDQRTSHQLLFSPHTTCADRIPLIPGSSLKGSLRTAVIDWLDREKRLGLKEAREKDRKGLEYIRRLESALGPVTDSAFKQLKVGDVSGYSDSTCLVQPLELRRKQEKSATPKSMCEVLPSRLLGEEGRSILFLKIGLGSPLKAADNRLTLKNGVSWTWTELCELVTSYYRLRFEEEKTKFYGLSHFAPAKPAMESLEKEFNTAPGQMVLRVGHYSQVEFVTVRNNKPFTRKGKQGTPMPYGTTRTLADGLYPFGWIKLTPCSESEYRKGSIACEAANKASEQERIVRRRALEAERTQRLAETRDREEEAHRQAERERRQQAELEALPEDERNVLLLERGDLDEQRISALVQKIDSFDPQLQVKAAKALKELWISQKRWTKKECSKKQLIKVAAIKTILGEI